One genomic region from Cucumis melo cultivar AY chromosome 9, USDA_Cmelo_AY_1.0, whole genome shotgun sequence encodes:
- the LOC103498632 gene encoding 30-kDa cleavage and polyadenylation specificity factor 30-like, translating to MEDSEGVLSFDFEGGLDAGPTNPAATSSLPLINSDSSAPPAASAVSNSLSGALGPAVSAEPPGAPPGNVGNRRSFRQTVCRHWLRSLCMKGDACGFLHQYDKSRMPICRFFRLYGECREQDCVYKHTNEDIKECNMYKFGFCPNGPDCRYRHAKLPGPPPPVEEILQKIQHLGSYNYGPSNKFFTQRGVGLSQQNEKSQFPQVPAITTQGVTGKPSAAESANVQQQQGQQSAPQASQTPVQNLSNGQPNQLNRNATSLPQGISRYFIVKSCNRENLELSVQQGVWATQRSNEAKLNEAFDTADNVILIFSVNRTRHFQGCAKMMSRIGGSVSGGNWKYAHGTAHYGQNFSLKWLKLCELSFQKTRHLRNPYNENLPVKISRDCQELEPSIGEQLASLLYLEPDGELMAVSIAAESKREEEKAKGVNPDIGSENPDIVPFEDNEEEEEEESEEEEEESFGQSVGLPPQGRGRGRGMMWPPQMPIGRGARPFHGMQGFPPGMMGPDGLSYGPVTPDGFPMPDIFGMAPRGFGPYGPTPRFSSDFMGPPTAMMFRGRPSQPGAMFPPGGFGMMMGQGRGGPFMGGMGVTGANPARPGRPVGVSPLYPPPAVPSSQNMNRAIKRDQRGLTNDKYIVGIDQNKGLEIQSSGRDDEMQYKQGSKAYSDEQYGTGTTFRNEESESEDEAPRRSRHGEGKKKRRGSEGDATAISNQ from the exons ATGGAAGATTCCGAGGGCGTTCTCAGTTTCGATTTCGAGGGCGGCCTCGATGCCGGCCCCACGAACCCCGCCGCCACCTCCTCCTTACCTCTCATCAATTCCGACTCTTCTGCCCCACCCGCTGCCTCTGCCGTCTCCAACTCCCTCTCCGGTGCCCTCGGTCCTGCGGTTTCAGCTGAACCTCCTGGCGCCCCACCTGGTAACGTCGGCAACCGGAGGAGCTTCCGGCAAACGGTCTGCAGGCATTGGCTCCGTAGTTTGTGTATGAAGGGTGATGCTTGTGGCTTCCTTCATCAGTATGATAAGTCTCGGATGCCCATTTGCCGATTCTTCCGTCTTTATGGCGAGTGCCGTGAGCAGGATTGTGTCTATAAACATACCAACGAAGATATCAAGGAGTGTAATAT GTACAAGTTCGGTTTCTGTCCAAATGGTCCTGATTGTCGGTATAGGCATGCAAAGCTGCCTGGACCTCCACCTCCAGTAGAAGAAATCCTTCAGAAAATACAGCATTTAGGTTCATACAATTATGGTCCCTCAAACAAATTCTTTACACAACGTGGAGTTGGCTTATCCCAACAGAATGAAAAATCTCAGTTTCCTCAGGTTCCGGCCATCACCACTCAAGGAGTGACAGGAAAACCTTCTGCAGCAGAATCTGCTAATGTCCAACAACAGCAAGGTCAACAGTCTGCACCACAAGCCAGCCAGACTCCAGTACAAAATCTTTCTAATGGCCAGCCCAATCAATTAAACAGAAATGCAACGTCTTTGCCCCAAGGAATATCTAG GTACTTTATTGTTAAAAGTTGCAATCGTGAGAATTTGGAATTATCTGTACAACAAGGGGTATGGGCAACTCAAAGAAGCAATGAAGCTAAACTTAATGAAGCTTTTGATACTGCTGATAATGTTATTTTGATTTTCTCAGTCAATCGGACTCGGCATTTTCAG GGTTGTGCAAAGATGATGTCCAGGATTGGTGGATCTGTCAGTGGGGGCAATTGGAAATATGCACATGGAACTGCACATTATGGGCAAAACTTTTCGCTCAAATGGCTGAAG TTATGTGAACTCTCCTTTCAGAAAACACGCCATTTGAGGAATCCATATAATGAAAATTTACCAGTAAAG ATCAGTAGAGATTGCCAAGAGCTAGAGCCCTCTATTGGTGAGCAGCTGGCGTCTTTGCTTTATCTTGAGCCAGATGGTGAACTCATG gcTGTCTCAATAGCGGCAGAATCGAAACGAGAAGAGGAAAAAGCCAAGGGAGTTAATCCTGATATTGGAAGTGAGAACCCAGATATTGTCCCGTTTGAGGATaatgaagaagaggaagaggaagaaagtgaagaggaggaggaggaaagCTTTGGCCAGTCCGTTGGCTTACCACCTCAGGGTAGAGGAAGGGGAAGGGGAATGATGTGGCCCCCACAAATGCCAATCGGACGTGGTGCCAGACCCTTCCATGGAATGCAGGGTTTCCCACCTGGGATGATGGGTCCGGATGGGCTTTCTTATGGTCCTGTTACACCCGATGGATTTCCCATGCCTGACATTTTTGGTATGGCCCCTCGTGGTTTTGGTCCGTACGGTCCTACTCCTAGGTTTTCCAGTGATTTTATGGGCCCTCCAACTGCTATGATGTTTCGAGGACGACCTTCTCAACCTGGGGCCATGTTTCCCCCTGGTGGGTTTGGCATGATGATGGGTCAAGGGCGTGGTGGTCCATTCATGGGTGGGATGGGGGTTACCGGTGCTAACCCAGCTCGACCTGGTCGTCCTGTGGGTGTGTCTCCGTTGTATCCACCTCCTGCAGTACCCTCATCTCAGAACATGAATCGAGCTATTAAGAGGGATCAAAGGGGATTAACCAATGATAAATATATTGTGGGCATTGACCAAAACAAAGGCCTGGAAATTCAAAGTAGTGGACGTGATGACGAAATGCAATATAAGCAGGGATCAAAAGCCTATTCTGATGAGCAATATGGAACGGGAACCACCTTCAGGAATGAAGAAAGCGAAAGTGAAGATGAGGCACCTCGACGATCAAGGCATGGAGAGGGTAAGAAGAAGCGGAGAGGCTCAGAAGGAGATGCAACTGCAATCTCTAATCAGTGA
- the LOC103498635 gene encoding putative endo-1,3(4)-beta-glucanase 2 precursor (The RefSeq protein has 5 substitutions compared to this genomic sequence) produces MEETCKQSPFSILFFFLLLTAAPVSAQFPFPETTSTAVPDPSKFFSPNLLSSPLPTNSFFQNFVLNNGDSPEYIHPYLIRTANSSLFVSYPSRISNSSINQLQFFPDLVISSLNKTSNATHFVSSFSDLGVDLDIGVFRYHLVRGSPYLTFSVLKTSFVLISTSNGVRSVDSYEDYTKYIIRLNNGRSWVLYSSSAIYLIKSKSNQIVTSGGFIGVIRVAVLPDSAVESEKILDRYSGCYPVSGFAKLSGGFGFEYKWQKKGSGGLLMLAHTLHREILPRDQTVLQNLRYSSIDGDLLGVVGDSWDLKFNPIPITWHSINGINSKFFPEIVAALKRDVATLNVTELSSTPASYFYGKLLARAARLALIAEEVNYGASVIPAVVKFLKNGIQPWLIGKFPKNGFLYERKWAGLVTKNGATSTIEDFGFGIYNDHHFHLGYFVYSIAVLAKLDPNWRKQYKPQAYALLYDYMNFRPKKSQFSIPFRNFDFWKLHSWAAGLAEFPDGRNQESTSEAVNAYYAAALMGLAYGDASLTAAGSTLTAAEITASQTWWHVKKEKNGIYDKGFAEENRMVGILWSAARESRLWFAPAEWRECRLGIQVLPVLPVTERMFTDVGFVKEAVEWVQPALEREDAGEGWKGFAYALEGIYDKKSAVEKVKKLKKHDDGNSLSNLLWWIYSRPEGRG; encoded by the coding sequence ATGGAAGAAACGTCTAAGCAATCCCCATTTTCCATCTTattcttcttccttctcctcACTGCTGCGCCGGTTTCCGCCCAATTCCCCTTCCCGGAGACCACCTCCACGGCGGTTCCTGACCCCAGCAAATTCTTCTCTCCAAATCTCCTCTCCTCTCCACTCCCCACTAATTCCTTCTTCCAAAACTTTGTTCTCAACAATGGCGATTCGCCGGAATATATTCATCCGTATCTCATTAGAACAGCAAATTCTTCGCTCTTTGTTTCATACCCATCTCGTATTTCCAATTCTTCAATCAACCAGTTGCAGTTCTTCCCCGATCTCGTCATTTCTTCACTCAACAAAACTTCTAACGCAACCCATTTCGTATCGTCCTTCAGCGATCTTGGTGTTGATTTGGACATTGGCGTTTTCAGATACCATCTCGTTCGTGGAAGTCCTTACTTGACTTTCTCTGTTTTGAAAACCTCCTTTGTTTTGATCTCAACCAGCAATGGCGTCCGGTCTGTTGATTCTTATGAGGATTATACGAAATATATCATTCGGTTGAACAATGGCCGGAGTTGGCTTCTTTATTCCTCGTCGGCGATTTATCTGATTAAATCGAAGAGTAATCAGGTTGTTACTTCCGGGGGATTTATCGGCGTGATTCGGGTTGCTGTTTTACCGGATTCAGCGGTGGAATCGGAGAAAATTCTTGATCGGTACAGTGGATGTTACCCTGTTTCTGGGTTTGCGAAGTTGTCGGGAGGTTTTGGGTTTGAGTATAAATGGCAGAAGAAAGGAAGTGGCGGCCTTCTCATGTTGGCTCACACATTGCACCGGGAAATCTTGCCGCGAGATCAAACGGTTCTTCAGAATCTCCGGTACAGCAGCATCGACGGTGACCTTCTGGGTGTGGTTGGAGATTCGTGGGATTTGAAGTTCAATCCGATTCCGATCACTTGGCATTCAATCAACGGAATCGATAGCAAATTCTTCCCTGAGATTGTCGCCGCTCTTAAACGGGACGTTGCGACTTTAAACGTTACAGAGCTTTCGTCAACGCCGGCGTCTTATTTCTATGGGAAGTTGTTGGCCAGAGCTGCGAGATTGGCTCTGATCGCCGAAGAGGTGAATTACGGAGCCAGTGTCATTCCGGCGGtggtgaaatttttgaaaaacGGGATTCAGCCATGGTTGATCGGGAAATTTCCCAAAAATGGGTTTCTGTATGAAAGAAAATGGGCTGGATTGGTGACGAAGAACGGTGCTACAAGTACAATAGAGGATTTCGGATTTGGAATCTACAACGATCACCATTTCCATTTGGGTTATTTCGTGTACTCAATCGCCGTTCTTGCGAAGCTTGATCCAAATTGGGGAAAACAATACAAGCCTCAAGCCTACGCTTTGCTTTACGATTACATGAATTTCAGACCCAAAAAATCTCAATTCTCAATTCCATTCAGAAACTTCGATTTCTGGAAGCTCCACTCCTGGGCCGCCGGATTGGCCGAATTCCCCGACGGTCGAAATCAGGAAAGCACAAGCGAGGCCGTCAACGCTTATTACGCAGCTGCCCTGATGGGTTTGGCTTACGGCGACGCATCCCTCACCGCCGCCGGGTCAACACTGACGGCGGCAGAGATCACGGCGTCGCAGACATGGTGGCAtgtgaagaaagaaaagaatggaATTTACGATAAGGGATTTGCAGAGGAAAACAGAATGGTGGGGATTTTGTGGAGTGCAGCAAGGGAGAGCCGCCTGTGGTTTGCTCCAGCGGAGTGGAGGGAATGTAGACTTGGGATACAGGTGTTGCCGGTATTGCCGGTGACGGAGAGGATGTTTACCGATGTGGGGTTTGTGAAGGAGGCTGTAGAGTGGGTGCAACCGGCGTTGGAACGGGAAGATGCCGGTGAAGGGTGGAAGGGATTTGCATATGCTTTGGAAGGGATTTATGATAAGAAGAGTGCGGTTGAGAAGGTGAAGAAGTTGAAGAAACATGATGATGGGAATTCTTTGAGTAATCTTTTATGGTGGATCTATAGTCGGCCGGAGGGACGAGGTTGA
- the LOC103498755 gene encoding probable carboxylesterase 18 produces MCSSGVCYQISTPQLPWKHRITLRFATLLYNTSLRSDLTVNRRLLNFIDPKIPSNHDSTHSVSSSDLIVDTSRDLFLRIFTPTPTAALDESLPLLPIIFYFHGGGFVFGSADATSTDMAARRFAKKLCAVVISVNYRLAPEFRFPCQCDDGFDPLKFIDEMDDDSLLERVDLSRCFILGESAGGNLGHHVAVRASEYEFKRVKIIGFIASQPFFGGKERTESENRLCKQLPLTLDMTDWFWRAFLPAGEDRDHATANVNGPNGRDISGLENFPATLIFAGGLDLLIDRQKCYYERLKRMGKDVKLVVFSNAVHGYFGFADLPEYSLMIKEMRDFIAKN; encoded by the coding sequence ATGTGTTCCTCCGGTGTTTGTTACCAAATCTCAACCCCCCAACTTCCATGGAAGCATAGGATCACTCTTCGATTCGCCACTCTACTCTACAACACTTCTCTCCGATCAGATCTCACCGTCAATCGCCGGCTTCTCAATTTCATCGACCCCAAAATCCCTTCCAATCACGATTCGACTCACTCTGTTTCCTCTTCCGATCTCATTGTCGACACTTCTCGTGACCTCTTCCTTCGAATATTCACCCCCACCCCCACCGCCGCACTCGATGAATCTCTCCCACTCCTGCCGATCATTTTCTACTTCCACGGCGGCGGCTTCGTCTTCGGTTCTGCCGACGCCACTTCAACTGACATGGCTGCCCGCCGCTTTGCCAAAAAATTATGCGCCGTCGTAATCTCCGTCAACTACCGTCTCGCTCCTGAGTTCCGATTCCCATGCCAATGCGACGACGGATTCGATCCTTTGAAATTCATTGACGAAATGGACGACGACAGTTTACTAGAGAGGGTAGATCTGAGTCGTTGCTTTATTTTAGGGGAAAGCGCTGGTGGGAATCTAGGGCACCATGTGGCGGTGAGAGCGAGCGAGTACGAGTTCAAAAGAGTGAAGATTATTGGATTTATAGCGTCGCAGCCGTTTTTCGGTGGAAAGGAAAGAACGGAGTCGGAGAATCGACTGTGTAAGCAACTTCCGTTGACTCTGGACATGACGGATTGGTTTTGGAGGGCATTTCTGCCGGCCGGGGAAGATCGAGACCATGCAACGGCGAATGTGAATGGACCCAATGGAAGAGATATCTCGGGATTGGAAAATTTTCCGGCGACGTTGATTTTCGCGGGAGGATTGGATCTGCTGATCGATCGACAAAAGTGTTATTATGAAAGGTTGAAGAGAATGGGAAAAGATGTGAAGCTGGTGGTGTTCTCCAATGCCGTCCATGGATACTTTGGCTTTGCAGATCTGCCGGAATATTCTTTAATGATTAAGGAGATGAGGGATTTCATTGCAAAGAATTAA
- the LOC103498631 gene encoding U3 snoRNP-associated protein-like YAO: MKKKSSAPPKGAKKGKNFPLSKDPFFSSESRKRRKIVDDEIESGESDEDNGLVGVEDEEFEEETVDEKRKRVAVEYLEKIREIANREKERGDEEKDEDESDDEGEKDSLVAQILQQEQLEDSGRLRREIASRVQKPVAKDEFQFLIKHRQSVTAVALSEDDLKGFSSSKDGTILHWDVESGKGEKYQWPSDEVLRLHGAKDPQGRATKHSKVTLSLAVSSDGRYLASGGLDRHVHIWDTRTREHIQAFPGHRGPVSCLTFRQGTSELFSGSYDRTVKIWNVDDRAYINTLFGHQSEVLAIDCLRKERLLTVGRDRSMQLWKVPEESRLVFRAPASSLESCCFISNDEFLSGSDDGSIELWTVLKKKPVFIVRNAHSSSSSSTNLELKENGVIPNGCMGNGDTNHNTSHNLSAYSWISSVSVCRNSDLAASGAGNGSVRLWALTSDKKDVRPLYDLPLVGFVNSLTFANSGRFVVAGVGQEPRLGRWGRIPAARNGVAVHPLKLS; encoded by the exons atgaagaagaaaagctCGGCCCCTCCTAAAGGGGCAAAGAAGGGGAAGAATTTTCCACTCAGTAAGGACCCGTTCTTCAGTTCTGAATCAAGGAAACGAAGGAAGATTGTTGATGATGAGATTGAAAGCGGTGAGTCAGACGAGGATAATGGGTTAGTGGGTGTTGAGGATGAGGAGTTTGAGGAAGAAACTGTTGatgagaaaaggaaaagagtAGCAGTTGAATACTTGGAGAAAATTCGGGAAATTGCAAATAGAGAAAAGGAGAGGGGCGATGAAGAAAAGGATGAGGATGAGAGTGACGATGAAGGCGAAAAAGATTCGCTTGTAGCACAAATTCTTCAGCAAGAGCAACTCGAAGATAGCGGAAGGCTTCGGAGAGAAATTGCATCAAG GGTTCAGAAGCCAGTAGCTAAAGATGAATTTCAGTTCTTGATTAAGCACAGACAATCTGTTACAGCTGTTGCTCTATCTGAGGATGATTTGAAGGGGTTTTCATCGTCCAAGGATGGTACCATCTTACACTGGGATGTAGAAAGTGGTAAAGGGGAAAAATATCAATGGCCTAGTGATGAAGTATTGAGATTGCATGGTGCTAAGGATCCCCAAGGTCGGGCTACAAAGCATAGTAAAGTCACTTTGTCGTTAGCTGTCAGTTCTGATGGTCGATACTTAGCTAGTGGAGGCTTAGACCGCCATGTGCATATATGGGATACTCGTACACGAGAGCATATTCAG GCATTTCCTGGTCATAGAGGTCCTGTTTCGTGTTTGACTTTCAGGCAAGGGACTTCAGAACTTTTTTCTGGTTCATATGATCGAACTGTCAAGATATGGAATGTGGATGACAGAGCTTATATAAATACATTGTTTGGTCACCAAAGCGAAGTATTGGCTATCGATTGCCTACGGAAAGAAAGATTACTGACTGTTGGACGTGATCGGAGTATGCAATTATGGAAG GTTCCAGAGGAGTCCCGTTTAGTATTTCGTGCTCCTGCATCATCCTTAGAAAGTTGCTGTTTTATAAGCAATGATGAATTCTTATCTGGATCAGATGACGGCAGTATTGAGCTTTGGACTGTTTTAAAAAAGAAGCCTGTTTTTATTGTGCGAAATGCtcattcttcttcatcatcttccaCAAATTTGGAGCTGAAGGAAAATGGAGTCATCCCCAATGGTTGTATGG GAAATGGGGATACCAATCATAATACCTCTCATAATTTGTCAGCATATTCTTGGATAAGTTCAGTCTCAGTATGTAGAAACAGTGACCTTGCTGCATCGGGTGCCGGTAATGGTTCTGTTCGTTTATGGGCTCTCACAAGTGATAAGAAAGATGTTCGACCATTATACGACCTCCCTCTG GTTGGGTTTGTGAACTCCTTGACCTTTGCCAACTCTGGAAGGTTTGTGGTGGCTGGAGTTGGGCAG GAACCTCGTCTTGGAAGGTGGGGGCGAATCCCAGCTGCTCGGAATGGAGTTGCAGTTCATCCTCTTAAGCTCTCATGA
- the LOC103503192 gene encoding uncharacterized protein LOC103503192, with amino-acid sequence MVTAAVENGGSDMVIDGNEQKPKKSVSDGFDANYLKIYYGKLFPYADFFKWMSYGNDGKHPGSDQSYFGRREFSFTLDNDIYLRFQSFNNLSEMEISIKEQCPFKIDIGPVYSVDPAKRHAYAGDNVFTPVERELVFDIDMTDYDDVRYCCSGADVCLDCWPLMTAAIKVIDTTLRDDFGFNHILWVFSGRRGVHCWVCDGKARRLSNEQRAAIAEYFHLYQGNENSRKKISLTGPVLHPFLARSYTEVLKDSFESQLLCRQKIFSTEERYEKILDMIPDESITSDLRGRWQDNRRSSKNDVNSLRWEQLKNLLQSGKHKAQGMRRHVEEIVFSFTYPRLDLEVTKHMNHLLKAPFCVHPKTGRICVPIDPEHCDEFDPTTVPTVAQLLEELNAADMEVDSETDWDRTSLGESIRFFRSAFLRPLLKSCKEEIESSYNAKVQQSKNSLSW; translated from the exons ATGGTTACTGCAGCAGTTGAGAATGGCGGAAGCGATATGGTAATTGATGGTAACGAACAGAAGCCGAAGAAGAGTGTTTCTGATGGGTTCGATGCGAATTATCTCAAGATTTATTACG GAAAGCTTTTCCCGTATGCTGATTTTTTCAAATGGATGTCTTATGGAAATG ATGGAAAGCATCCGGGCAGTGACCAATCATACTTTGGCCGAAGAGAGTTTTCATTCACCTTGGATAATGATATTTATCTACGATTCCAATCTTTCAATAATCTTTCTGAAATGGAAATTTCGATCAAGGAACAATGTCCATTTAAAATTGATATTGGGCCTGTATACAGTGTGGAT CCTGCAAAGAGACATGCATATGCTGGCGATAACGTATTTACTCCAGTGGAAAGGGAGCTGGTTTTTGATATT GATATGACCGATTATGATGATGTTAGATATTGTTGTTCTGGAGCTGATGTTTGCTTAGATTGCTGGCCTCTAATGACAGCTGCCATAAAAGTGATCGATACTACCCTTCGAG ATGACTTTGGTTTTAACCACATTCTATGGGTATTTAGTGGTCGCCGTGGTGTTCATTGTTGGGTCTGTGATGGGAAAGCTAGAAG GTTGTCTAATGAACAGCGAGCTGCCATTGCTGAGTATTTCCATTTATATCAG GGTAATGAAAATAGTCGCAAGAAAATTTCTCTAACGGGTCCAGTTCTTCATCCATTCCTAGC GAGATCGTACACAGAAGTTCTCAAGGATAGCTTTGAATCACAATTGCTTTGTAGACAAAAGATTTTTTCAACTGAGGAGAGATATGAGAAAATATTAGATATGATTCCTGATGAAT CCATTACCTCAGACCTACGGGGAAGGTGGCAAGATAATAGGCGATCCTCTAAAAATGATGTTAACTCATTAAGATGGGAGCAACTGAAAAATCTATTGCAATCAGGGAAACATAAG GCACAAGGAATGCGTAGGCATGTTGAAGAGATTGTTTTCTCTTTTACCTACCCTAGGCTTGATTTGGAG GTTACTAAACACATGAACCATCTGCTAAAAGCACCATTCTGTGTTCATCCCAAAACAG GTCGTATCTGTGTCCCTATAGACCCTGAACACTGTGATGAGTTTGATCCTACTACTGTGCCAACTGTTGCCCAG CTCCTAGAAGAACTTAATGCAGCAGACATGGAAGTAGATAGTGAGACTG ACTGGGATAGAACCTCACTTGGCGAATCAATTAGGTTTTTCAGATCAGCATTCTTACGGCCATTACTAAAATCATGCAAG GAGGAGATAGAATCTTCATACAATGCTAAAGTGCAACAGTCGAAAAATTCTCTGAGTTGGTAG
- the LOC103498754 gene encoding probable carboxylesterase 18 gives MSSSSISACEISSSKLPWKHRLLLRIGTIITDACCRSDFTVNRWLSGTLDWKIPPSTKPIDGVSSFDLTIDTSRNLWVRIFNPIIDDEDSNLQSLPLIFYFHGGGFAFSYADSALSHTSAHRFAKQLPAVVISVNYRLAPEFRYPCQYDDGFDALKFIDEVGEEILPAKADLSRCFILGESAGGNLGHHVAVRASEYTLKKVRLVGFIASQPFFGGEERTESEIRLRNQRPLNLRLSDWFWKAFLPEGEDRDHAAANVFGPKGRDVREVMKFPATLVLVGELDLLQDGQRRYYEGLKRMGKEVKMVEFENAIHGFFAFWDLPQYSSMIKEMKDFIATHTQNSIVFASSSSTKK, from the coding sequence atgtcttcttcttccatttctgCTTGTGAAATTTCAAGCTCCAAACTTCCATGGAAGCATCGTTTGTTGCTTCGAATCGGTACTATAATCACCGACGCTTGTTGTCGATCCGATTTCACTGTCAACCGTTGGCTCTCCGGAACCCTCGACTGGAAAATCCCCCCTTCTACCAAACCAATCGACGGCGTCTCCTCTTTCGATCTCACCATCGACACTTCCCGCAACCTCTGGGTTCGAATCTTCAATCCCATTATTGACGATGAAGATTCAAATCTTCAATCTCTGCCGTTGATTTTCTATTTCCACGGTGGCGGCTTCGCTTTCTCTTACGCCGATTCAGCTCTCTCCCACACTTCCGCTCACCGATTCGCCAAACAATTACCCGCCGTTGTAATCTCCGTCAACTACCGCCTCGCTCCGGAATTCCGGTACCCATGTCAATACGACGATGGATTCGACGCTTTGAAATTCATCGACGAAGTGGGGGAGGAAATCCTTCCGGCAAAGGCGGATCTAAGCCGTTGCTTCATTTTGGGGGAAAGCGCCGGAGGGAATCTCGGGCACCACGTGGCAGTGAGAGCGAGTGAGTACACGTTGAAGAAGGTGAGATTGGTTGGGTTCATAGCGTCGCAGCCGTTTTTCGGCGGAGAGGAGAGAACGGAGTCGGAGATTCGGTTGCGTAATCAGCGACCGTTGAATCTGAGGCTTTCGGATTGGTTTTGGAAGGCGTTTTTGCCGGAGGGGGAAGATCGAGATCACGCGGCGGCGAACGTGTTTGGACCGAAGGGAAGGGATGTTAGGGAGGTGATGAAGTTTCCGGCGACGTTGGTTTTGGTGGGAGAATTGGATCTGTTGCAAGATGGGCAGAGGAGGTATTACGAAGGGTTGAAGAGAATGGGGAAAGAAGTGAAAATGGTGGAATTTGAGAACGCCATTCATGGGTTCTTTGCGTTTTGGGATCTGCCTCAATATTCTTCCATGATTAAGGAGATGAAGGATTTTATTGCCACACACACTCAAAACTCCATTGTTTTTGCTTCTTCTTCCTCAACGAAGAAATAG